A single genomic interval of Astyanax mexicanus isolate ESR-SI-001 chromosome 4, AstMex3_surface, whole genome shotgun sequence harbors:
- the trpa1a gene encoding transient receptor potential cation channel subfamily A member 1a — protein MPNSSQMDLDKSNQMSTDVFEWALEGNTMALEKHPKQLAVRDDTGASPLHYAACKGHLRAIKLIVQIAGQQELNVVDEEGNTPLHWAVQKDQRGSCSALLSLGADPNILNKSLLSPLHLAVSLRHNGLVEQLVSHSQTNVNLEGDLGNTPVILAASVDNHEALCILQRNGAKLCRQNKLGHFPIHAAAFAGAKKTMEVVLQKGQEAGMSIESHINYVDKSISSPLHLAVRGGNLDVIQLCIAHGAKINQQQCDKSTALHFACTQGATEAVKLMLLAYDRVCDIINITDGACQTPLHKATIFDHYELAEYLISQGADIDFIDCKGHSPLLLATSCGAWRTVNLLLSHGAELKVRDKAGCNFLHLAILQPRGLKNLPTEVLQHESVRELLNDEDSEGCTPLHYACRLGIPDSVKNMLGLEVSLDQKSKQKKSALHFAAEYGRINTCHRLLEPMTDTRLLNEGDEKGMTPLHLASRGGHVKVVELLLRKGALFHSDYKGWSCLHHAAAEGFTQTMETLLISNIKLLDKIDGDGNTALHLAARAGHVAAVRQLLCRGAQFVLNKGDASFLHEAVHNGRKEVTSAVIDSDRCEEAITTFKVNSAKRCIVLDMIEFLPESYKHLLDTCIKESDDDVNSCTYNIEYNFQWLQHTNHRIQNTDNIEEDDDYKPLAALNAMVEFNRVELLTHPVCKKFLEMKWKAYGMKAHLLNMIVYTLGVLPLTYLIVNLRPKLTVNKNVTTVTMVTTSIDKQCYFITSCMFLVLAMNTYAVGKEIVQMFQQRLKYLRDMSNFMDWSSTICSLLFVIPLLLNVESSWHWQAGALAGLISWINLLLYLQRFERFGIYVVMFREICRTLLSIIVLFIYLILAFALAFYALMVEQRHFGRMFLSLMQTFVMMVGEISYQDNFLKPYMSSQLPFPLMTYGIFVWFVLLVPILLMNLLIGLAVGDIAEVQTNACLKQIGMQIELHSNLEERLPYWFVKRVDQVSVREFPNKCYNGKRWVCCGGEVRKVRPRLCPTPRQSTPMERELAKQKHRLKEMTESIEKQHHLLKLIVQKMEICSEADDNDGPAVFQEFKQKLLTRSKWGPLLRAVTARKKCTLVN, from the exons ATGCCAAACTCCAGCCAGATGGACCTGGACAAAAGCAACCAGATGTCTACAGATGTTTTTGAG TGGGCTCTGGAGGGGAACACTATGGCTCTGGAAAAGCATCCAAAGCAGCTGGCTGTACGGGACGATACAGGTGCCAGTCCCCTGCACTACGCTGCATGCAAAGGTCACCTCCGTGCCATCAAACTCATCGTGCAGATCGCTGGACAGCAAG AACTGAATGTGGTGGATGAGGAAGGGAACACTCCACTGCACTGGGCCGTGCAGAAGGACCAGCGTGGGAGCTGTTCAGCACTCCTCAGCCTGGGCGCCGACCCCAACATCCTCAACAAATCCCTGCTGTCCCCTCTGCACCTGGCAGTCAGCCTCAGACACAACGGCCTGGTGGAG CAACTCGTCTCACACAGCCAGACCAACGTTAACCTGGAGGGGGATCTGGGAAACACTCCTGTGATTCTGGCGGCTTCAGTGGACAACCATGAGGCGCTGTGTATTCTG CAAAGAAATGGAGCAAAACTGTGTCGGCAGAACAAGCTGGGCCACTTTCCTATTCACGCCGCCGCCTTCGCCGGAGCTAAGAAAACCATGGAGGTCGTTCTACAGAAAG GACAGGAGGCTGGAATGTCCATTGAATCCCACATAAACTACGTAGACAAGTCCATTAGCAGCCCTCTTCACCTGGCTGTACGTGGTGGCAACCTTGATGTCATCCAACTCTGTATCGCTCATGGAGCCAAAATTAACCAACAACAG TGTGATAAATCCACTGCACTCCACTTTGCCTGCACACAAGGTGCCACTGAAGCAGTGAAGCTCATGCTCCTGGCCTATGACAGAGTGTGCGACATCATCAACATCACTGACGGAGCCTGCCAAACTCCACTTCATAA GGCGACTATTTTTGACCATTATGAACTGGCTGAGTATCTCATCTCACAG GGTGCAGACATTGACTTTATCGACTGTAAAGGCCACTCGCCTCTGCTGCTGGCCACCAGCTGTGGAGCCTGGAGAACTGTTAACCTGCTTCTGTCACACG GTGCTGAGTTGAAAGTCAGAGACAAAGCTGGCTGTAACTTCCTTCATCTGGCCATCTTGCAGCCCAGAGGCTTGAAGAACCTACCTACAGAAGTGCTGCAG catgagagtgtgagagagctgCTGAATGATGAAGACTCAGAGGGCTGCACTCCTCTTCACTACGCCTGTAGACTGGGAATACCTGACTCAGTAAAGAACATGCTGGGACTGGAGGTTTCTCTGGACCAGAAGTCCAAGCAGAAGAAATCTGCCCTGCACTTTGCAGCTGA GTATGGAAGGATCAACACATGCCACCGGCTGCTGGAGCCCATGACCGACACAAGGCTGCTGAACGAGGGAGATGAGAAAGGGATGACTCCGTTGCACCTGGCCTCTCGCGGCGGACACGTCAAAGTGGTGGAGCTGCTCCTCCGCAAAGGAGCTCTGTTCCACAG TGATTATAAGGGATGGTCATGTTTGCACCACGCTGCAGCTGAGGGATTCACCCAGACCATGGAGACCTTACTCATATCTAACATCAAACTGTTGGACAAAATCGATGGAGATGGG AACACGGCACTGCATCTCGCAGCACGGGCAGGCCACGTGGCAGCTGTGCGCCAGCTGCTCTGCAGGGGGGCTCAGTTCGTCCTGAATAAGGGGGACGCCTCCTTCCTGCATGAGGCCGTCCATAACGGGAGGAAAGAGGTGACCAGTGCTGTGATTGACAGTGACAG GTGTGAAGAGGCCATCACAACCTTTAAAGTGAACTCAGCAAAGCGCTGCATTGTGCTGGACATGATCGAGTTTCTTCCAGAATCTTACAAG CATCTTCTGGACACCTGCATTAAGGAGTCTGATGACGATGTGAACTCGTGCACTTATAAT ATAGAATATAATTTCCAGTGGCTTCAGCACACAAACCACAGAATACAGAACACAGACAACATTGAGGAGGATGACGACTATAAACCTCTGGCTGCACTCAAT GCCATGGTGGAGTTTAATCGTGTGGAGTTGCTGACCCATCCAGTGTGCAAGAAATTCTTGGAAATGAAGTG GAAGGCATATGGTATGAAAGCTCACCTGCTCAACATGATCGTGTACACACTGGGGGTCCTCCCCCTCACCTACCTGATCGTCAACCTGCGTCCCAAACTCACAGTGAACAAGAACGTGACAACGGTCACCATGGTGACCACGAGTATTGACAAG CAGTGTTATTTCATCACAAGTTGCATGTTTTTGGTTCTTGCAATGAACACGTATGCAGTTGGCAAAGAGATTGTGCAGATGTTTCAGCAG CGTCTGAAGTATCTCCGGGACATGTCCAACTTCATGGACTGGTCTTCCACGATTTGCTCTCTGCTGTTTGTCATCCCTCTCCTGCTGAATGTGGAGAGCTCATGGCACTGGCAGGCTGGAGCTCTGGCGGGTCTCATCTCGTGGATCAACCTCCTGCTCTACCTGCAAAG GTTTGAAAGGTTTGGAATATATGTGGTGATGTTTCGAGAGATATGCAGGACATTGCTGAGCATCATTGTGTTATTTATCTACCTGATTCTGGCCTTTGCCCTGGCTTTCTACGCTCTCATGGTTGAACAG AGGCACTTTGGCAGGATGTTCCTGTCGCTAATGCAAACCTTCGTCATGATGGTGGGAGAGATCAGCTACCAGGATAACTTCCTGAAACCCTACATGTCCTCGCAGCTCCCGTTTCCTCTGATGACCTACGGAATCTTTGTTTGGTTTGTTCTGCTTGTGCCGATTCTGCTCATGAACCTGCTG ATTGGTTTGGCTGTGGGTGATATAGCAGAAGTCCAGACCAATGCTTGTCTGAAGCAGATTGGAATGCAG ATTGAACTTCACTCAAACCTCGAGGAGCGGTTGCCGTACTGGTTTGTGAAAAGGGTGGACCAGGTGTCGGTCAGGGAGTTTCCTAACAAATGCTACAATGGCAAG agatgGGTCTGCTGTGGGGGAGAAGTTAGGAAAGTGAGACCACGGCTGTGCCCAACCCCCCGCCAGTCAACGCCAATGGAGCGTGAGTTAGCCAAGCAGAAACACAG GCTGAAAGAGATGACAGAGTCGATAGAGAAGCAGCACCACCTGCTGAAGCTGATTGTGCAGAAGATGGAGATCTGCTCTGAGGCGGACGACAACGATGGACCGGCCGTCTTTCAGGAGTTTAAACAGAAGCTTCTCACCAGGAGCAAGTGGGGGCCTCTGCTCAGAGCCGTAACAGCCAGGAAGAAATGCACTTTAGTTAATTAA